The Phaseolus vulgaris cultivar G19833 chromosome 10, P. vulgaris v2.0, whole genome shotgun sequence DNA window CATCCTTAGTCGAACCCTAAGGTTGGACTAACTCGGTGACATCATCTTCAACATATTGTTTTAGCGAAACCTTAAGGGTAGAGTTAATTGTTAGATTTaaaggccttaaacaagaggggggtgaattgtttaatgaaAGATTTTAGAAAATTCTGGACAAGAATGAATGCAAAATCACAAAAGAAGCAATCAGATTAGCCAAAAAACAAAACTGATTTAatttgattccagaaaatcaatcggttgctTATCAACAGTTTGCAAAAACACAGATCAAACAGTTTTAATAGCAGTAAGGGATAGAAAGATTCAACACACaaagtttatactagttcattcttaacctgagctacatccagtccccagaaactcCTGGGTATTTCATTAAGTAATCAACCACAGATTACACAACAcaaacaccaaagaggtgatcttgaacccttcaagaacactcaccctctttgaaacacaaacactacaagtaagaacaccctctgactgtAGACACCAGTATCTTGCAATTTTACAAATATGAATTGAAAAGAAACAAGTAAGAACAAGAAggatcacacctgatacaaaACGAATACAATagatcctattccactcttaatCAATGCAAAGCTTTAAGCAATCTTGCAATCTTTGAAAAACTTATAATCTTTTGTTATTTGATCTCTCTCTTTAATTATAGATTTAAGAACCAGTTATATAGCCTAAAAAATAGTCGTTTTAGACTTTCAATCAGAGGCCAAAATAGATTTGAATCAagcaaaaacagatttaaccaattctgttaagttttaaaaaaacaattgattcaaAGTATGAATTAATCAATTGAATTGGCTTTGACTGTGAGGTCaactaatttcaaatttttcaaatcctttccaaatccaccaagtgtaaaacaaccgattgaaacgacaaatcaacaggttgttttttacttactttgaaaaacatttttcttttaaagaacCTGATTGATTTAGTTTTGGATTAAGCTAAGAGTGGATTGACAAATTCTAATCTACCTAGAACCCATGCCCACAAGCAGCAACCTagtcttcaagcaatcttcatggatttggagacattaaAGCTTCAAGTTCAACAATAATCCCATAATGTATCTACTATACACATCGTTTAGCCGAACCCTAAGGTCGGACTAACTCGGTGAAGTCGTATTCAACATATCGTTTTAGCAGAACCTTAAGAGTAGGGCTAATCCGGTAACGTATCTACTATACACATCGTTTAGTCGAACCCTAAGGTCGGACTAACTTGATAATGTCATCTAAAACACATCGTTTTAGTGGAAGCTTAAGGGTAGGGCTAATTCAGTAAAGTATCTACTATACACATCCTTTAGTTGAACCCTAAGGTCGGACTAACTCGGCGATGTTGTCTTCAACATGTCGTTTTAGCAGAAACCTTAAGGGTAAGGCTAATTCTGTAACGTAGAACACATCATTTAGTCGAACCCTAAGGTCGGACTAACTCGATGACGTCGTCTTCAACATGTCGTTTTAGCGGAACCTTAAGGCTCGGGCTAATCTGGTAACGTATCTATTATACAATTAATCCTCTTCGCCTTACCCTGCTCGGCTCGAGGCTGGGGGGTTGTGTACTGGTTGGACGTGCTCGGGGCTTGACCTGAGCACTTAAGCATACTACTCTGGCCCGCGTAGTCTAAAAAAGCAAATATTTAACTCGATCCAAACAGTAGCAGGCCCAATTTTGTATTGAGAAGTCAACACAAATGGCgagcaaaataaaataaaacaactgAATCAGTTAGGCACAAATATTTACTCTAAATTCGTTGAAAACAAACAGTCAGAGATAATGCTCTTCCAACACCCCTATAATAAAGGGGATATATTAACAGAATATATTTACGGTTGTTACCTCATAAAGGGAGGATCTACGAAcactataaaagaatcttgagACCCTGAATAAAAGTAGGTGTCATTCCATACACTAGTCACTATACTCATAATtatatgctctcactgacttgatcgtcagagtctTCTTAATAGGTGGAGCTGCCCTCATTGTGGATTTCAAGCATCTCAAAGCAGCAACAACGGAAAAGAAAAGTTGGCCCAAAATCCAGCACCAAAACCTGATTCAGGTCAGCCGGGGAGAACAATTAGAAAAACTTATAACATGTTGCTACATCTTGGCATGACTAGAatgacccaaccgagcatgaataagagatggagaatccataatcGTGCCAACATGTGCAAAGATCTGTAGTTCATAAAGTCCGTGAGACTCACATTTGGTGCCAATCCTCCATCCCGAACTTCGGTCCTGTAAAGAAGCAaaatctttggtaaaagaaataacacaatcaAGGGGACGAGTGAGAtgactaatggataataagttaaatggagacccaAGGACATAAAGAAcaataatagataaaaaaaagaaaaaagattaatactatcaacaccatgtgatggtaccctagatccattggccatggtaacCGAAGGTAAATAACCTGTAGTATATAGGGaagagacaaaaaaattattaccagtaatgtgatATGTGGCACCTGAATGTAGAACTTAAGGGCCAAGGGAAGTAGAGTGGgtgaggccaacaaaagatgtacctgaatgAGCAATAGAAGCAATGGAACCAGAGTTCTGATGATCCTtataccatttaagaaattcattgaaaatgggATATCAAATGAAGTAGATCCACAGTAGAACGTTGCAGAGGAGCAGATTGAGCAACCGTTATAGATCTAGGAGTACGACCATATAAAGCATAACATTTGTCAATTTTGGGCCAAGTTGCACAATAAtcacacttgtgacgccctttgcTCGACTTGTGAGGGGGAgactaaagcagaagagtcatcaacatAGGGCATTATATTAGTGTTGTGTTTACCTGACACATGTAGaagggtagaacaagtggaagtaaaattgggcacGATAGAAGATCCCAAATTTGATCACGGACATAAGAATAATCACCAGGAAGGCCATGTAAgcccaataacatgaagaaaTTGGATCTTTGCTTTAGTTCTTGAGAATGAGTGGAGGCATGAGGcaataactcattaaaatcatgaagaatGACATGAAGTTTACCAAAATATTCTGCCATTATACCATCAATACTTTCGGGAGCAATAACTATGAGgagattttgacacacaccataaGGATGTTGAGTATCATTAGCGTATAATAATTTTTCCTGTTTCCAAACTTTTGTGTCTCATAGGattgaaaaaattgttttaaagatgagtgaatggtagatttgataacaatgcatgATTGAGCATTAATTTTCAACCAACTAGaaacctcattttcagcaacACTGGGACGAGTAAGATGATCAATGCAACCTTGACTCTTTAGctataatttaatatctgaggcctaagtgtcataattggttccatccaatttgtcaatggaaagatgaacattgacaTAATGAGTATAAATAGATGGATCAGACATAATGGCAATGGAAGGCGTCATAGATGACAAGGATAGATCTAGTCATCGACCAATTGGCGGTAGCTACAACGACAAAGACTCCAACGAGATTCTAGTGGAGGCTCTGGCAAGACTCCGACGAGAATTCGGCAAAACTTCGGCGGTGACTCCAGTGGTGGTTCCGGCATCAAGGAGGCAATGGGACGACAACTAGAAAATACCGGTGAATAGTGGGttcacaaaaaaaattgaatcctAACCCTATGATCTAAATAccatattaaaagaaaagaaaagaaaaataatttcttgtgtatattgaacacatagggttatgtttatatagaaaaaaaaacatattgatTAAACCCATTacgtaaataaaaatatctaacaatatctataatgtctcaaaatatctaataatatctaacaatatctataatgtctcaaaaaaatctaataatatctaacaatatccaTCTGGTATTTATTTGGTATTGCTTATTTATTTGATATCCTCTTCCTTTCTGTCTTTCTGCGTAACCACTAATTTGAACTTTTAAGATTTAAGATTTTGCATGCATTCTAACTTTTTCTatcattttgtttgtttttggtGCTCCATGTATGGTGATATTTGAGATTGTAGTGTGGAAAGATCCAGATTTGTTCCAATTGAATGGCACATTCTTCTTCTGGAGCTTCTGAAAGAAAATACGTTCTCTGAAAATTTGATGTTTTTGTTAACTTCAGGGGTGAGGAGATCCATCACGGTTTTCTTGCTTATTTGGTTGATGCTTTTCATGAAAAACATATAAATGCATTTGTAGATATCACCTTGAGAAGGAAGATGAAATATGGCCATATCTGGTTGGAGCAATTTAAGGATCACTGATTTCATTGACCATATTCTGAACAAACTCTGCTTCTTCAAGTTGGTGTTTGGAAGAACTTATGAAAGTAGTTGACTTTACATAAAAAAGTTGGTTTTAGGGATTATATGATTCACCGTTCACCTTTTCATTACTCACAGCTTCATTAGCTGTATAAATAGATCTATTGTATTTGAAAATTAATGAGCAATAATACATCACGTTTTTCTTCTACCTCTAGCTATCCCTTCCCTGTTTTCTCTCTATCTTATGTTCGAAAATCCAATAGGGTTTCCTCCTTGTATTGATCTTCGGTGCCTTTAAGAAGGAGCCCAAGACTCTGTTTTTGCCTTTATCAGTTGCTGCAGGGAGAAGTACAATCAAACTGTGGCACCTGTTTTCAACAATTATTGTGAAATAAATTATGAAGGTAAAAGTGCACTAATCATAGTCTGCATCTTAACCACAAGAGGGATAGAAACAGCACAATAGCAAGCATAGGAATGAAAtgcatttgttgaaagaaacTGTGATCCGCTGAGGCGTTTATTTGTTGAATGACATTGTGATAAGCTGTAGCTCTAGGGTTTATGCGTTCCATGAAACTGTGATATGCTGAGGTGTTTATTGGGCTAACCCCAAACCCCTTTAACCCCACACCCTGTTGATGGTGCATGTTTCCTGCAATTGCTTTAACCTTGATTTTAAGTTTTGTCAGGGTTTTGGCTCTGTTGTTCAGGTAGTGAGAACATCGTTGGTCATAAATCACACACACATGATCTGATGCAACCCTCATAACAGGGCTATACATGTAGATGTAGATAGAATCTTTTTTACTTTCATCCTCATCTTTAGTGATAGTGATATAAAATATGAAGCCATAACCTTTCATTGTCCTCACCTTAGGGCCAGAAATAACAAAGCAGAAAATAAAGCCTATTGGAGAGGAGCGTGGAGTAGAAGAGAGATCAATGACAACATAATCCTTTGTTGTCTTATATTCCAGCCACTCTGGAATTCTGCTTCCTGGATACACAAACCTTACTTGATATGATCTATAATTACGATCATAATCATCATAATTTTCATCTGGTGCAGATAAGTGATGGTACGCAAATTTCATCACGTTAATATGTGCATTTAACCCAATAGCCTTAAGAGAGTGTCTGTTCAATTTCAAGCAATTCCAAAAGAGAACTTCTCTCCGGCTTTCCTTCAATTGTTCAGAAATTGATGGAAGCCACACGGTCTTCAATAATGTGCATCCTGTGATATCTAGAGTTTGAAGAGAAGGTGGAAGCTCCGTTAGAGTATGAAGCTCTGTGGAATTATAAGCATTCAGATATCGAAGTCTTGTAAGATTCTTGAAGTCTGAAGGCAAGTTCTGGATGCCACTGTTTATTAGCAATAGGATTTCAAGCTTGCTTTGACGTCCAAAAGATGAAGGCAATGCATTAACAGGAGTGAATGACAAATCTAGCATAACCAAATTCTCTGATGTCACTGAAAATTCCCTTAGTTTGTTGCAGAATATAAGGTTGAAATAACTAAGGGAGCTTAAATGGTTCCTGCTTATAATCTTGGTAAGGGAACAGAAACCAAGATCCAACTTCTCGAGCTTCTTGAGGGAGAAAATAGAGGGGCTCACACTGGTCAACTGAGGACAAGAATTGATATACAGTTCTTCAAGATTTGTGGCTTTTGAAAGGTCTGGCAGCTCCTTCAAGCTTTTAGAACCAGAGAGTTTGACTTCTTTTAAATTCATCAAATTCTATaacaaaataatacaaattacaCATGGGACTAAGCCGTTAAAATTCATTGaattttggaaaaaattatACTATGAATTCATGTGTTTACCTGCACTCCATCCCAAAGGTTTTCCACTTGGCTATCTGACAAGTCCAATATAACAAGCTTTTCAGCAGAAAAATTCTCTGGCAACGATTTCAGAGGGTAATGCGTCCATGCAAGATATCTTAACTCAACTGGCAAAGAATGTAGCCCTTGAGGAAGAAGATCAAAGACATCTTCacttggaaaatacaaaaattgtaGTTTGCTCATCTTAGTAAATGTATAAGGACTTAATCTTAGATTCTTAACTACTGACGAATCTCCCCTTATGCTTCTTATGGCCTCAGTTCCCTGCCATTTCAGTAAGAAGTCACATTACCcacaaaaactaaaatattacaaacaccatgttatatttaatttagGCTTTTACCttattattttgtaatactTCATGAATGTCATCCACATCCCTCAATCGACTACGACTTCCAGGGTCTTCAATAGATTCATGACGAACAATCTCCCAAGCCATTTCTTGTATAATATCATGCATAGATATAACATTGTCTTCAGAAATGGTTATAAGAGCTTTATCTTTCAACCTTTCTATCCCAACTATTACTGAATTATCTCTTTCTCCATCTTTCAATAAATCTTTTATGCGGTCCACTTTCAAATTCAATTGCACGAAGAAGCATGctagatttaaaaaaatcttctgCTCTTTGCGATCTAGATCATCATAACTCAGTTTCATTGCATTGTGAACATCTGTATTTGGCATGTTTTTGAGTTTGTCTAGCTGACTTTCCCATACTTCCTTATCTTTTCCACAAAGAAGATGACCCAAAACTTTAAGAACTAATGGAATGCCTTTTGCATAATTGACCACCCTCTTTGATAGCTTGTAATACTccatatcaaaattattttggtTAAAGGCATACAAGCTGAAAAGCTCTATTGCCTCACTTGATTTCAATGCCCCTACTTGGTATATATCATCAACTTTATTAGCGATAAGCACTTGCTTGTCTCTAGTTGTTATAATTATTCTACTACCTTGTCTCAACCAGCCATGATTTCCAAATAATTTTTCCAGTAGATCAGAATCATTCACATCATCCAAAACAATTAAAACCTTCATACGACCAATCTTTCTCTTAATATAATTTGACAATCCATTTGCTGTGTTCACTTTCACATTTTCTGCTAGTAGCATAGAAAACATTTTTTCCTTCAAAGAAATTGTCCCATGTCCTCTTGTTTCTTCCTTTACATTGGCCAAAAAACAGTGACCATCATATTTGGAGTATAGTTTGTTAAATATTTCTTCTGCTATTGTTGTCTTTCCGATACCACCCATACCCCAAATTCCAATAACACGGACATCTGTTGACTCCTGAAGCAATAATGATTCTAAATATTGAACTTGTTTTTCAATTCCCACAACTCCTTTTAAGTTAAGTGGATGCTCGCCCAACCTCCTCAGCAcaagattaataatattgataactTCTCCAAGCAACTCAACTTCAGTCCTatacaagaaaattaaaaattagacaTTGTTCTATTTCAGTATATAAGATCACATGAAGAAGAAAGCATATATATTTTACTAATCACTCAAATTCTAGTATCatattctttcttttaattaatGACATTGTTGAATTTATCTAGCATATTTATGACAAAAAAGTATTATATCCTTGAGAAAAACTTATATATAACATCTTTTTTTACATGTTCTTTTCATACTGTCCTTACAAAAAATCAGTGTCTTTTGGAAGGTTATTGCAGCACAGTCATCCACCTTGAGAACAATCTAAATGGCAGGAGTCAAAATTTAACTTTAATGTGTGTTAGAAGTGGGGTATATTAACGACATTGCTTAATAGGTGTTTTCTTCTGACCAAGTcaatgtgattgaatcaaattTTCACCTTGCACAAATCCCATGAAACATCTAGCTTTTCATTGCAACTAAACTATATTAATGGTTTCTTTAGAAACACATAGGGAAAACTTATTTTATAGGCCCCCTGAAACTCTCAATTCACTAATGCTGTGTCATATGTATGGTGACATTTcattaaaccttttttttttcatcagcaAACTAAAAAATTTGATCATATGTAAGCAAAACATTTCACCTAGGATATGCTTAACTAAAGTAAACTTTCTAGAGGTTACAAAAGTCTATCTACCAAGAATGAATATCTTTTATAAGAACCAGTCCTCAATCCATAACACCTcaaccactacaagaaaatcatgaaataataatcaaattttagagaccaaaataattagttgcaatagtaactaaattagagatcattttagaaactaaaaaaaaaattggtttataaattagtttttttttatcagcaaagaataaataaaattaaaaatgggaCACTTCAGGAGCGTTCCAACCCATATACATCAGTCAAGAACCCCttactaaataattggtagttaaaaccgtggtttctaattagataccaatttaaaaactatttaacaataatataaactaatttagaaaccaatttttttttagtttctaaaatggtctctaatttagttactattgcaactaatgattttgttctctaaaaattggtttctatttgatgattttcttgtaatgaacaTAAAAAAGTGCATAAAATTGTGGGTATTGGTATTCTAATGATATTA harbors:
- the LOC137814766 gene encoding disease resistance protein RPV1-like, which produces MEYSSSAASEIKYVVFLSLLIISILKGVESKQLSDNVPQIKYDVFVNFRGEDIRHSFLGYLTEAFHQHKIYAFVDDKLGKGDEIWPSLVGAIKGSLISLTIFSENYASSRWCLEELVQILEFREKYGQIVLPVFYHVYPKDVRHQKRSYEKALAEHEKKYNFTTVQNWRHALKKAANLSGIKSFDYMTEVELLGEVINIINLVLRRLGEHPLNLKGVVGIEKQVQYLESLLLQESTDVRVIGIWGMGGIGKTTIAEEIFNKLYSKYDGHCFLANVKEETRGHGTISLKEKMFSMLLAENVKVNTANGLSNYIKRKIGRMKVLIVLDDVNDSDLLEKLFGNHGWLRQGSRIIITTRDKQVLIANKVDDIYQVGALKSSEAIELFSLYAFNQNNFDMEYYKLSKRVVNYAKGIPLVLKVLGHLLCGKDKEVWESQLDKLKNMPNTDVHNAMKLSYDDLDRKEQKIFLNLACFFVQLNLKVDRIKDLLKDGERDNSVIVGIERLKDKALITISEDNVISMHDIIQEMAWEIVRHESIEDPGSRSRLRDVDDIHEVLQNNKGTEAIRSIRGDSSVVKNLRLSPYTFTKMSKLQFLYFPSEDVFDLLPQGLHSLPVELRYLAWTHYPLKSLPENFSAEKLVILDLSDSQVENLWDGVQNLMNLKEVKLSGSKSLKELPDLSKATNLEELYINSCPQLTSVSPSIFSLKKLEKLDLGFCSLTKIISRNHLSSLSYFNLIFCNKLREFSVTSENLVMLDLSFTPVNALPSSFGRQSKLEILLLINSGIQNLPSDFKNLTRLRYLNAYNSTELHTLTELPPSLQTLDITGCTLLKTVWLPSISEQLKESRREVLFWNCLKLNRHSLKAIGLNAHINVMKFAYHHLSAPDENYDDYDRNYRSYQVRFVYPGSRIPEWLEYKTTKDYVVIDLSSTPRSSPIGFIFCFVISGPKVRTMKGYGFIFYITITKDEDESKKDSIYIYMYSPVMRVASDHVCVIYDQRCSHYLNNRAKTLTKLKIKVKAIAGNMHHQQGVGLKGFGVSPINTSAYHSFMERINPRATAYHNVIQQINASADHSFFQQMHFIPMLAIVLFLSLLWLRCRL